CGCCTGCTCAATGACCGCTCGCAGCCGACCAGCGTGATCAAAGATACCGACCGCGCCGCCACCACCTATGCCAACGGCACCGATCCGATGTGGCGTGACAACCAGGGCAAGGCCTACCTCGACCAATACGACCAGCACACGCTGGCCGTGTCGAAACAAGGGGCCAAGACCGACATCGCCGGGCAAGCACTGGCGCTGATCAGTAAGGTCTCGATCGACGGCTTCACCGGCAATATTGTGCCGCCAGTGCATGCCGACACCCTGGCGGTAGCCGACGTCCAGTTCAAGCGGATTGCCCAGAACAGCGAGGCTTACCAGCGGCTCTGGCCGAAGGGCACGGTGTGGGGCGCCAACTGGACTGGCCTCGATTTCAAGTCGACCGGCGCGATCCTGTCGAATACCTGGTACGCCAACGGCTCGGGCGCCACGCGCGACATGGTGAAGGAATCGGTACCGATGGCCAATGGGCTGGGCAACGTCGTGGGCAACGCGGCGGTGCTCGGCATGAAGGCCTGGGTCGTCGACAGTCCGAAAGCCGAAATCGGCAAGATCACCCCCGATGTGGTGCCTGAGGATCGCCTGAAATGAGGGCCGCACTGGTCTTCCTGGCGGGCGCGGCGGCGCTGTGCTTGACGAGCGGCGCGGCCCTCGCCTGCCCGCAAAAACTGCCGAGCGGGATGGCGGCGGTGACGGTGGCCGACGCCCTGGTCGTCAACGGCATGGGCCTGTCGATCCTGCAGGTGGAAAGCCGCGAGGACGGCGCCAAGCTGCTGGAGCGCCTTGAGAAAGAGTGGAGCGAAGCCGGCTTTGCCGTCAAGCGCAACCAGGCGCAAGGCTGGACGGTCCTGTCGGCGCTCAGCGACAAGTGCCTGACCACGCTGCAACTGACCGGCCAGGGCGCCGCGGCCGGCTACCTCGCGGTCAACCGGTTCGACAAACCGCGCCTCTCCAAACTGCCGACAGCGCCGCAGCCGAGCGGGGCCAAGGTGCTCTCGAGCGTACTGAGCGACGACGCCGGCCGCATGGGCAGCACCACCATGCTGTCGGCGCCGCAGTCGATCGATGAACTGGCCGA
Above is a genomic segment from Janthinobacterium sp. 64 containing:
- a CDS encoding TadE/TadG family type IV pilus assembly protein, whose product is MNLTLARHCGRATERGQAMVEFVVAATFFLVPLFLAIVAMAKFSDVQHTTNMAGRYGAWERTVWYDDAGTKFGAINGSNQKSAAQIDNEIAVRLLNDRSQPTSVIKDTDRAATTYANGTDPMWRDNQGKAYLDQYDQHTLAVSKQGAKTDIAGQALALISKVSIDGFTGNIVPPVHADTLAVADVQFKRIAQNSEAYQRLWPKGTVWGANWTGLDFKSTGAILSNTWYANGSGATRDMVKESVPMANGLGNVVGNAAVLGMKAWVVDSPKAEIGKITPDVVPEDRLK